The following are encoded in a window of Carboxydothermus pertinax genomic DNA:
- the dsrB gene encoding dissimilatory-type sulfite reductase subunit beta, whose amino-acid sequence MARTDFGPPHYSTLIPDIIKENYGKWLYHEQIRPGVLKHVSETGAELYTVRVGSPRLASIDFIREICEIADKYSKGHLRFTSRHNIEFLLDDQELVEPLLQELAQRGLPVGGTGHSVSNIVHTQGWVHCHSSATDASGLVKSLMDGLYDYFVENKLPNMVRIAVACCLNMCGAVHCSDIAIVGIHRKPPRIDHEKVSKVSEIPSVIQSCPTGAIKPNPKLKSVDVNPDKCMYCGNCYTVCPAMPIADPENDGVAIFVGGKVSNARTAPKFSRLAIPYLPNNPPRWTETVEAVKHLLEVYAKNALPGERYGEWIERIGWERFFKLTGLPFTEKHIDDFIFAPTTFRTTTQFNW is encoded by the coding sequence ATGGCAAGAACCGATTTTGGACCTCCCCATTACAGTACCCTTATTCCCGATATTATCAAGGAAAATTATGGTAAATGGTTATATCACGAACAGATCCGTCCGGGGGTTTTAAAGCACGTTTCGGAAACCGGTGCCGAGCTTTATACCGTTAGAGTTGGATCGCCAAGACTTGCCAGCATCGATTTTATCCGGGAAATTTGCGAAATTGCCGATAAATACAGCAAAGGGCATTTAAGGTTTACCAGCCGCCACAATATTGAATTTTTGCTGGATGATCAAGAATTGGTTGAACCCCTTTTACAAGAACTTGCCCAAAGAGGCTTACCGGTGGGAGGGACCGGGCATTCCGTATCCAATATTGTGCATACTCAAGGCTGGGTGCACTGCCATTCTTCAGCTACCGATGCTTCCGGTTTAGTAAAAAGCTTAATGGATGGGCTTTACGACTACTTTGTGGAAAACAAGCTCCCCAACATGGTGCGAATTGCCGTTGCCTGTTGTCTTAATATGTGCGGAGCCGTGCACTGTTCGGATATTGCAATCGTGGGGATACACCGTAAACCGCCTCGAATTGACCACGAAAAGGTTTCAAAGGTCTCGGAGATTCCGTCGGTTATTCAAAGCTGCCCAACCGGCGCTATTAAACCAAATCCCAAGCTAAAATCGGTAGACGTAAACCCAGACAAGTGTATGTACTGCGGTAACTGCTATACCGTTTGTCCGGCTATGCCAATTGCCGACCCGGAAAACGACGGAGTAGCCATCTTTGTGGGCGGTAAAGTTTCCAATGCCCGGACGGCTCCGAAGTTTTCGCGGCTGGCGATACCGTATCTTCCCAATAACCCGCCCCGGTGGACGGAGACGGTGGAGGCAGTAAAACATCTTTTGGAAGTGTATGCTAAAAACGCTCTGCCGGGAGAACGTTACGGTGAGTGGATCGAGCGGATTGGCTGGGAGCGGTTCTTTAAGTTAACGGGGCTTCCATTTACTGAAAAGCATATTGATGACTTTATCTTTGCGCCGACTACCTTTAGAACTACTACTCAGTTTAACTGGTAA
- the dsrA gene encoding dissimilatory-type sulfite reductase subunit alpha, with the protein MANEEQKTPLLDQLEEGRWPSFVKEIKKAAAKNKKAEALLGQLELSYTEKKVHWKHGGIVGVKGYGGGVIGRYSDLPEQFPDAAEFHTIRVNQPAGWFYTTEALRKLCDIWEKYGSGLTNFHGTTGDAILLGIDTDKLQACFDELAEAGFDLGGSGSDLRTPSCCVGPARCEFACFDTLDVCHEITMEFQNELHRPMWPYKFKIKIAGCPNDCVASIARADLSVIGTWRDAIRVDQEEVRAYVESGFDIQGMVVDKCPKKAVKFNAETREIFIDNETCTRCMHCINEMPKALRVGKEGGATLLIGAKAPIVKSAFMSWVIIPFMEMKPPYTELKDFVRTITDWWDENGKTRERIGETIYRLGMPKFLRDTGIKPVPQMVTAPRANPYYFWYPEEVK; encoded by the coding sequence ATGGCCAACGAGGAACAAAAGACTCCTCTTTTGGATCAGTTGGAGGAGGGACGTTGGCCCAGCTTTGTCAAGGAAATTAAAAAAGCTGCGGCCAAAAACAAAAAAGCCGAAGCGCTGTTAGGCCAGCTGGAGCTTTCTTATACGGAAAAGAAAGTTCACTGGAAACACGGCGGAATTGTGGGGGTAAAAGGTTACGGTGGCGGAGTAATTGGCCGTTACTCTGATTTACCAGAGCAGTTTCCCGATGCAGCGGAATTTCACACTATTCGGGTAAACCAGCCGGCAGGGTGGTTCTACACTACCGAGGCTTTGCGCAAGCTTTGCGACATCTGGGAAAAGTATGGCAGCGGTTTAACTAACTTCCATGGTACGACCGGGGATGCAATTCTGCTGGGTATCGATACTGATAAACTGCAGGCTTGCTTTGATGAACTGGCAGAGGCCGGCTTTGACCTGGGAGGCTCCGGTTCAGACCTTAGGACTCCAAGCTGTTGCGTGGGACCTGCCCGTTGCGAGTTTGCTTGCTTTGACACTCTGGATGTTTGCCATGAAATTACCATGGAGTTTCAAAATGAACTTCACCGACCAATGTGGCCCTATAAGTTTAAGATAAAGATTGCTGGTTGTCCCAACGACTGCGTGGCTTCTATTGCCCGGGCTGACCTTTCGGTCATCGGTACCTGGAGGGATGCTATCAGGGTAGATCAGGAGGAAGTAAGAGCATACGTAGAATCGGGATTTGATATCCAGGGGATGGTGGTGGATAAGTGCCCGAAAAAAGCGGTGAAATTTAATGCCGAAACCCGGGAAATTTTTATTGATAATGAGACCTGTACTCGCTGCATGCATTGTATTAACGAAATGCCCAAGGCTTTGAGAGTTGGAAAAGAAGGCGGAGCAACATTATTAATAGGTGCCAAAGCTCCAATTGTTAAGTCGGCTTTTATGTCGTGGGTTATCATACCCTTTATGGAAATGAAACCGCCGTATACCGAACTGAAGGATTTCGTTAGGACCATTACCGATTGGTGGGATGAAAACGGCAAGACCCGGGAGCGGATTGGTGAAACCATTTACCGCCTAGGTATGCCAAAATTTTTACGGGATACCGGGATTAAACCGGTACCGCAAATGGTCACAGCTCCTCGTGCTAACCCCTATTACTTCTGGTATCCCGAGGAGGTGAAGTAA
- a CDS encoding long-chain-fatty-acid--CoA ligase: protein MGEPVWLKSYEEGVPHSLNYPDKTIAQIVDEIAAKMPGHKALIFYQKEITYGELKLYTDLLAAALARDGVKKGDRVALMAPNTPQYVITYLAVQKIGAILVQVNPMYVERELLHILNDSGAKVIVAMRNLYSRIKAVESQTNLEKIILFDFTSYEVPEGAVDFEAYAKSAFGLAVETPLIDYVNDPAVLQYTGGTTGIAKGATLTHRNVLANPMQVTAWMPSCKFGKEVVLGVLPFFHSYGMSVAMNFSLINAGTLVLLPRFEINEVMNIIKTFRPTVFPGVPTMYIAINNYPNDGSYGINSIKDCISGSAPLPMEVALKFEELTGGHLVEGYGLSEASPVTHCNPLGGKRKVGSIGLPFPDTFAKIVDPEDYTRELPPGEIGELAVKGPQVMKGYWNMPEETARVLKDGWLYTGDMARMDEDGYFYIVDRKKDMIIASGYNIYPREVEEVLFEHPKIKEAVVVGIPDEYRGETVKAYIVLKDGETATAEEIIAFCKERLAAYKVPKKIEFRAELPKTAVGKVLRRQLREEELGRK, encoded by the coding sequence ATGGGAGAGCCTGTTTGGCTTAAATCTTATGAGGAAGGAGTTCCACATTCTTTAAATTATCCTGATAAGACAATAGCCCAAATAGTTGATGAGATAGCAGCTAAAATGCCGGGCCACAAAGCTCTTATTTTTTACCAGAAAGAAATAACTTACGGGGAGTTAAAGCTTTATACCGATCTTTTAGCAGCGGCTTTAGCCCGAGATGGGGTTAAGAAAGGCGATCGCGTGGCTTTAATGGCCCCTAATACACCGCAGTATGTGATTACTTATCTTGCAGTACAAAAAATAGGGGCAATTTTGGTTCAGGTAAACCCGATGTACGTGGAAAGGGAGCTATTACACATTTTAAACGATTCTGGGGCAAAAGTTATTGTAGCTATGCGTAACCTCTATTCCCGGATAAAGGCAGTAGAAAGCCAAACAAATTTAGAAAAAATTATCTTATTTGATTTTACTTCCTATGAGGTACCCGAAGGAGCGGTAGATTTTGAAGCTTACGCTAAGTCGGCGTTTGGCCTTGCGGTGGAGACCCCGCTTATAGATTATGTAAATGACCCTGCGGTTTTACAGTACACTGGCGGAACGACAGGGATTGCCAAAGGGGCTACCTTAACCCACCGCAACGTGCTGGCCAATCCCATGCAGGTTACGGCCTGGATGCCTTCCTGTAAATTTGGTAAGGAAGTAGTTTTAGGGGTTCTACCTTTTTTCCATTCTTATGGCATGAGTGTGGCGATGAACTTTTCCCTGATCAATGCAGGAACGCTGGTGCTTTTACCCCGCTTTGAAATTAATGAAGTGATGAACATTATTAAAACTTTTCGGCCTACGGTTTTTCCCGGGGTACCTACTATGTATATAGCAATTAATAATTATCCCAACGACGGGAGCTATGGTATTAACAGCATAAAAGACTGCATCTCCGGCTCAGCTCCTCTCCCCATGGAGGTAGCTTTGAAGTTTGAGGAACTTACCGGAGGGCACTTAGTAGAAGGCTACGGTTTATCCGAGGCTTCACCGGTTACCCATTGTAATCCTTTAGGGGGAAAACGAAAGGTTGGTTCTATTGGTTTGCCTTTTCCCGATACTTTTGCCAAAATTGTTGATCCCGAGGATTATACCCGGGAGTTACCCCCTGGAGAAATTGGGGAGCTGGCAGTAAAAGGGCCGCAGGTGATGAAAGGCTACTGGAATATGCCCGAGGAAACGGCCAGGGTACTAAAAGATGGCTGGCTTTATACCGGGGATATGGCCCGGATGGATGAAGATGGGTATTTTTATATTGTTGACCGGAAAAAAGATATGATTATAGCCAGCGGTTATAATATTTATCCCAGGGAAGTGGAGGAAGTACTGTTTGAGCATCCTAAGATTAAGGAAGCGGTAGTGGTAGGGATACCTGACGAATACCGGGGCGAAACGGTAAAAGCCTATATTGTTTTAAAAGATGGTGAAACAGCTACTGCTGAAGAAATCATCGCCTTTTGTAAAGAAAGGCTGGCGGCCTACAAAGTTCCAAAGAAGATTGAGTTTAGGGCAGAATTACCCAAAACTGCGGTTGGTAAGGTTTTGCGGCGGCAATTAAGAGAAGAAGAATTAGGCCGAAAATGA
- a CDS encoding desulfoferrodoxin FeS4 iron-binding domain-containing protein translates to MTQDGQVYLCEICGNKVEVLESGKGQLVCCGKPMVLVLQDKK, encoded by the coding sequence TTGACTCAAGATGGCCAAGTTTATTTATGCGAGATTTGCGGTAATAAAGTGGAAGTTTTAGAGAGTGGTAAGGGGCAGCTTGTTTGCTGTGGCAAGCCTATGGTTTTGGTTTTACAGGATAAAAAGTAA
- a CDS encoding PaaI family thioesterase, whose product MNGDLLELLRNDTFWSFMGMEPLRVTPKEAELKISLKPHHFQTFGVVHGGVFAAIIDAAVGAMVVADMAEEQRMATVELKVNYLKPGLGGDIVARARRISSGNRVVVGEVEVYSDKQELLAIGIATYLVW is encoded by the coding sequence ATGAACGGAGATTTGCTGGAACTTTTACGTAACGATACTTTTTGGAGTTTTATGGGGATGGAGCCCCTGCGGGTGACTCCAAAGGAAGCTGAGCTCAAGATTAGTTTAAAACCGCATCACTTTCAAACTTTTGGGGTGGTGCATGGCGGGGTATTTGCGGCTATTATTGATGCAGCGGTAGGGGCTATGGTGGTAGCTGATATGGCCGAAGAACAAAGAATGGCTACAGTTGAACTCAAAGTAAATTATTTAAAACCCGGACTTGGCGGTGATATTGTGGCTCGTGCCCGTCGGATAAGCAGTGGAAATAGGGTTGTAGTTGGCGAAGTAGAGGTGTATAGTGATAAGCAAGAACTTTTAGCCATTGGTATTGCCACTTATTTAGTGTGGTAA
- a CDS encoding FTR1 family iron permease: MLKKISFFLAVLALITLTFSVTALAEDPLAEYKQMLDKLHQEAKEGEWGKAQELSGKLAKFFTKEEAEIKEISPKLYEESEEYLPKIVKYAGEKNLEELTEYYEKLVSAFPSAEKKEGFTGIFDSALILLREGFEAFLIIGALYAFIKKAGQESLKGSLILGAFAGALGSVLVALFLLSAAGKILPPAALEGFSSILAAILLFYVSFWLISKANTQKWEQFIKDTASQALLRKSYWSFFWVAFLAVFREGFETVLFYTALYHQVSPAGFWTGLLSGVLGLAVLVYAIIKLGVKVPIRPFFLATGILLYYLTVKFAGYGIHELAEIGWISETKLGDFSISFISFYPTLENLIIQGILLIIGIYGIVKVITNAPKAT, from the coding sequence ATGCTTAAAAAAATTTCCTTTTTTCTTGCAGTCCTTGCCTTAATTACTTTAACCTTTTCCGTAACTGCTTTGGCGGAAGACCCTCTAGCCGAATACAAACAAATGCTTGATAAGCTTCATCAAGAAGCAAAAGAAGGCGAATGGGGAAAAGCTCAGGAGTTATCTGGAAAATTAGCAAAGTTTTTTACAAAAGAAGAAGCTGAAATTAAAGAAATAAGCCCCAAACTTTATGAAGAATCGGAAGAATATCTACCCAAAATAGTTAAATACGCCGGGGAAAAAAATCTAGAAGAATTAACTGAATACTATGAAAAGCTCGTATCTGCTTTTCCCTCGGCGGAAAAGAAAGAAGGCTTTACCGGAATATTTGACAGCGCTTTAATTCTACTGCGGGAAGGCTTTGAAGCTTTTCTAATTATTGGTGCCCTCTATGCCTTTATTAAAAAAGCCGGGCAAGAAAGCCTTAAGGGAAGTTTAATTTTGGGGGCCTTTGCCGGCGCTCTCGGCAGTGTCTTAGTTGCCCTTTTTCTCTTATCAGCCGCTGGTAAAATCTTGCCTCCTGCTGCCTTGGAAGGCTTTTCTTCAATCCTTGCGGCAATACTACTCTTTTACGTAAGTTTCTGGCTTATCTCCAAGGCCAATACCCAAAAATGGGAGCAGTTTATTAAGGATACTGCCAGTCAGGCTCTTTTAAGAAAAAGCTACTGGTCGTTTTTCTGGGTAGCGTTTCTGGCTGTATTTCGGGAAGGTTTTGAAACGGTGTTGTTCTACACAGCCCTTTACCACCAGGTAAGCCCTGCAGGGTTCTGGACTGGACTTTTAAGCGGAGTACTTGGACTTGCCGTCCTGGTTTACGCCATTATCAAACTCGGGGTTAAGGTCCCTATCCGCCCCTTCTTCCTGGCCACCGGAATTCTTTTGTACTACCTTACTGTAAAATTTGCTGGGTACGGCATCCATGAGCTGGCAGAAATCGGCTGGATTTCAGAAACCAAACTGGGCGATTTCAGTATAAGTTTTATAAGCTTCTACCCTACTTTAGAAAACTTAATAATCCAGGGCATCTTATTAATAATAGGTATTTATGGAATTGTAAAAGTCATAACCAATGCCCCCAAAGCCACTTAA
- a CDS encoding Hsp20/alpha crystallin family protein, with protein MLMRFDPFKEIFDLNRWFAEAFTPINRSLSLPRIDILDEGEELLVKAELPGIEDKNQIELYVQNDYLILKGQVQDETEAKSDRYYRKERFSGSFERVVYLPVEVEPAKASAEYKNGILNIRLKKAQGSQKGFKIDIQ; from the coding sequence ATGTTGATGAGATTTGATCCTTTTAAAGAAATCTTTGACTTAAACCGCTGGTTTGCCGAAGCCTTTACCCCTATTAACCGAAGTCTTTCTCTCCCAAGGATTGATATTTTAGATGAAGGCGAAGAACTATTAGTCAAAGCAGAACTTCCCGGTATTGAAGATAAAAACCAAATAGAGCTTTACGTACAAAACGACTACTTAATCCTCAAAGGTCAAGTTCAAGACGAGACTGAAGCTAAAAGCGACCGGTACTACCGCAAAGAAAGATTTAGCGGAAGTTTTGAACGGGTAGTCTACCTGCCAGTAGAAGTCGAACCGGCAAAAGCCAGTGCCGAATATAAAAATGGTATCCTTAATATCCGTCTAAAAAAAGCCCAAGGTAGCCAAAAAGGATTTAAAATAGATATCCAGTAA
- a CDS encoding MFS transporter: protein MNYSKIRYAIAFGHFWIDFYANVLASTMYLLARDLNLSLTRQGILVAVVSFAGSVMQPYLGYLVDKRGKSAYLLLSLLVMGLLTTATGLFQNFYLVLILFTLGALGSALYHPLGSVLTTSISEKKNTAVSFYVTWGNIGYSLAPVILVPVVEVLGRKGLFLFSLPVFLALIFLYLTKSHKLPMPHEERKEALPSFRATIKSAFLGLLLLNLIVWGRAWVQVALGNYSIQYFLHQGLSANQSSILLSAYLLAGTGGVVAGGFVSEKHGEKFTLLSTFLLSGITLAIMFFTPPPLSWFGMLLTGFLLNMSFPATIVMGQNLIPENAGMVSGMMMGLAFGLGGMGAMLTGTIADYTSLAFSLKLLVVIPFIISALTVVYFQKYSLVKAIR, encoded by the coding sequence TTGAATTACAGCAAAATTCGCTATGCTATTGCTTTCGGCCATTTCTGGATAGATTTTTACGCCAATGTGTTAGCTTCAACGATGTATCTTTTAGCCCGGGATTTAAACTTAAGCCTCACCCGCCAGGGGATTTTGGTGGCGGTAGTTTCGTTTGCTGGCTCGGTAATGCAACCGTATTTGGGCTACCTAGTGGATAAACGGGGAAAAAGCGCCTATCTTTTATTAAGCCTTTTGGTAATGGGTTTACTTACTACTGCTACCGGCCTGTTTCAAAATTTTTATCTTGTTTTAATCCTTTTTACTTTAGGAGCCCTCGGTTCAGCCCTTTACCACCCCTTAGGGTCTGTGCTCACTACCAGCATCAGCGAAAAGAAAAACACTGCCGTTTCCTTTTATGTCACCTGGGGTAATATCGGTTACTCCTTAGCCCCGGTAATTCTGGTACCGGTAGTGGAAGTATTAGGACGAAAAGGGCTTTTTCTTTTTTCCCTGCCCGTATTTTTAGCCTTAATCTTTCTTTATCTAACAAAAAGCCATAAGCTGCCCATGCCCCACGAAGAGCGTAAGGAAGCTCTGCCCTCCTTTCGGGCTACAATAAAAAGCGCTTTTTTGGGCCTCCTGCTACTAAATTTAATTGTTTGGGGCCGAGCCTGGGTGCAAGTTGCCCTTGGTAACTATTCTATTCAGTATTTTCTGCATCAGGGACTTTCGGCCAACCAAAGTAGTATTCTCCTCTCGGCCTACCTTTTGGCAGGAACAGGAGGGGTGGTAGCGGGTGGTTTTGTCAGTGAAAAGCACGGAGAAAAATTTACCCTGCTTTCTACTTTTCTTTTATCCGGAATAACCTTAGCTATAATGTTTTTCACTCCACCCCCGCTTTCCTGGTTTGGTATGCTTTTAACTGGCTTTCTTTTAAACATGTCGTTCCCGGCCACCATTGTGATGGGGCAGAATTTAATTCCGGAAAACGCCGGAATGGTTTCCGGGATGATGATGGGTCTGGCGTTCGGTCTTGGAGGAATGGGTGCTATGCTTACTGGTACCATTGCTGACTACACCAGTCTTGCTTTTTCACTAAAGCTTTTAGTGGTAATTCCCTTTATTATCTCAGCTTTAACGGTTGTTTATTTTCAAAAGTATTCTCTGGTTAAAGCCATAAGATAA
- a CDS encoding DegV family protein, whose product MRKFKIFTDSTLDLPEEIVKEEGIEIIPLSVNFPDGKSYFDRLEISAKEFLARMKEYVELPKTSQPSPHHFLEAFKNAVHHLENAGEVVFLGLSSRLSGTWQNAKIAAEMISKKITVIDSKTSSLGLGILALRVSEWLKEGCEREELLHRVEKFKEEHRLFFTVETMENLVKGGRVSRMKELMANFLNIKPIFHRTPEGEIGHLENVRGRKKAIQRLIELAEQHGKNFEEKIIGITHAGALEDALLLKEKLLERLKPKKIILSELSPVLATHGGEGTLLVTY is encoded by the coding sequence TTGCGCAAGTTTAAAATTTTTACCGACAGTACCTTAGATTTACCCGAAGAGATTGTAAAAGAAGAGGGAATTGAGATTATTCCTCTTTCCGTTAATTTCCCCGACGGCAAGAGTTATTTTGACCGCTTAGAAATTTCTGCTAAAGAGTTTTTAGCGCGGATGAAAGAGTATGTAGAATTACCCAAAACCAGTCAACCTTCACCCCATCATTTTTTAGAAGCGTTTAAAAATGCGGTCCATCATTTGGAAAATGCCGGTGAGGTGGTATTTTTAGGGCTATCCTCTCGACTTTCAGGAACTTGGCAAAATGCCAAAATAGCAGCAGAAATGATCAGCAAAAAAATTACGGTTATTGATTCTAAAACAAGTTCTCTCGGCCTTGGAATTTTAGCCCTTAGGGTTTCGGAGTGGTTAAAGGAAGGCTGTGAACGGGAAGAACTTTTACACCGGGTGGAAAAATTTAAAGAAGAGCACCGCCTCTTTTTTACCGTGGAAACTATGGAAAATCTGGTCAAAGGCGGACGGGTTTCCCGGATGAAAGAATTAATGGCTAATTTTTTAAATATAAAGCCCATATTTCATAGGACACCTGAGGGTGAAATCGGTCACTTGGAAAATGTTCGGGGAAGAAAAAAGGCTATTCAACGATTAATTGAACTTGCCGAGCAACACGGCAAAAATTTTGAAGAAAAAATTATCGGCATCACCCATGCGGGAGCCTTAGAAGACGCTCTTTTGTTAAAAGAAAAACTGTTAGAACGGCTAAAACCGAAAAAAATTATTTTATCCGAATTAAGTCCGGTCCTCGCCACCCACGGCGGTGAAGGAACGTTACTTGTGACCTATTAA
- a CDS encoding Hsp20/alpha crystallin family protein: MLIPFDPWREMLNFKNQMERFFERGDFFEPFTPSRIFAPKVEIFEEGADVVVRAEIPGLNAKEDLEVIVEPESLTLRGEIRDEREHKQERFYRSERYYGKFSRTIALPAEVEPDHARASYQNGILEVRMKKSGKNNPRARRLEIQ, encoded by the coding sequence ATGCTTATACCTTTTGACCCCTGGCGGGAAATGTTAAATTTTAAAAATCAGATGGAGAGGTTTTTTGAGCGGGGGGATTTTTTCGAACCTTTTACCCCTTCCAGAATTTTTGCTCCCAAGGTAGAAATTTTTGAAGAGGGGGCAGACGTAGTTGTTCGGGCGGAAATACCGGGACTTAATGCCAAAGAAGATCTTGAAGTAATTGTGGAGCCGGAAAGCCTCACCTTAAGAGGCGAGATCCGGGATGAGCGGGAGCACAAACAGGAAAGATTCTACCGAAGTGAACGTTACTACGGCAAATTTTCAAGAACTATCGCTCTACCGGCGGAAGTTGAACCGGATCATGCCCGGGCTTCTTACCAAAATGGTATTTTAGAGGTACGGATGAAAAAATCCGGCAAAAATAATCCCCGGGCTCGCCGCCTGGAAATCCAGTGA